The following coding sequences are from one Brienomyrus brachyistius isolate T26 chromosome 2, BBRACH_0.4, whole genome shotgun sequence window:
- the golga3 gene encoding golgin subfamily A member 3 isoform X1 produces the protein MMEVESPPKDLVPQTKESDADPATGHLGTVGKLDPAGDMVNGPVQPEEAPNGHRAARGHDPPPPQAPPSAELSPGVAAFCHSLARGPEGANGEGAVRSGDSLLSLRISIPMQETELSTVEPSLELESEEQIRLAARRRLEEQLKQYRVKRHQERSCHSTPRSRTSSTLDPELMLHPESLPRASTVSMTKEYSFLRTSVPRGPKLGSLGIPAPRERKAAPRKAPHSSRIHSLADYRSPEAVGGGGAGVGGVAADTSSSSLQSTRSTSSTVSEVSAASETYEVDGARADGNDSDSSSYSSLSIAGTYAVPQGAPYTINGQELAPEEVGHFPSLREVLHAAEEEQRLQEREPEVDGEPRSRRDSFSSSVSMGSSVMGGHDEMLQVLKEKMRLEGQLESLSSEANQALKEKTELQAQLAAVSAQLQAQAELSQASQEKQSSLSTEVGALRQSCSQLERAMVELQGSLESKNTSLASLANDLQVAEQQYQRLMGKLEEMQQMVASRDKSVQDLRQQMGSLQGQLQQVQLERSSLQSKLKASQAEIASLQHVRQWYQQQLALAQEARVRLQSEMANMQAGKMTQAGELEHLKLENVSLSHQLTETQHRSIKEKERIAAQLQSIEADMLDQEAAFMQIQDAKSMVEDDLQHKLEEFEEEREHLQKLASSATSLERELEQVKLMLTQKDVQLEALQKEHLELMRQLTSTQESLQTKERSLDQLEARYLELEAQLAELQEDATAKEDAIQFLQNEKIVLEVALQAARADKGELDEGAQRLGEGVLVAADVLDQLRQEVQVKASQVESMQKENGVLKKQAQKLKEQYTQQKVMVEAYRRDATSKDQLISELKASKKRLLAEVKELKQEVLSAQGEKAAAELELQRLKAEASRVQEQMSSLEGHLQAIQGERDQLEAQIQSLQLDRNQLATVTEENRELRNQVEQMQQEAKKAISEQKVRMKKLGTDLTSAQKEMKAKHKAYETAVGILSRRLQEALTDKEAAEAELTKLKAQVSDGGNDQALQEKIDSLQSELQTVNHSKAALEKELQEVITLTSTELEEYQEKVLELEDELQESRCFKKRMRRLEEANKKLSLELEHEKGKLAGLGQSHNALREHANILETALAKREADLVQLNLQVQAVLKRKEEEDEQMRQLVQSLQTALEKEKVKVQDLKEQLAAAKAEAAHNRRHYRAAMLELAEIKKDLQTKEELISTLRLEAEQLQSQDDRHSQEVSRFQEELAQAHVQLQVLQKQLEEQLSKQPLANQEVEDLKWEVEQKQREIEAQKQQLELTEQCSQRELENLQSSLQGIRAELEVVQEELGSTRKDKFMLQAKVGELRNSMRTLLQQNQQLKVDLKQSRLRKQKVELKGDASSPVTPVKIPDCPVPADLLDELLKPPASISKEPLNNLHNCLRQLKQEMDSLQKQMEEHTVTVHESMTSWIKAEEGLVRLDVHNNGSAPPSGVDDTTETDKEGAL, from the exons ATGATGGAAGTTGAATCCCCACCAAAGGATTTGGTGCCGCAAACCAAAGAGAGTGATGCGGATCCCGCTACCGGTCACCTGGGAACAGTGGGAAAGCTGGACCCTGCTGGGGACATGGTTAATG GTCCCGTCCAGCCAGAGGAGGCGCCTAATGGACACAGAGCGGCCAGAGGGCACGACCCCCCTCCTCCGCAAGCCCCCCCCAGCGCAGAGCTGTCTCCAGGTGTGGCCGCTTTCTGTCACAGCCTAGCGAGGGGGCCTGAGGGCGCTAATGGCGAGGGTGCCGTTCGCTCGGGCGACTCGCTGCTGTCGCTCAGAATAAGCATACCTATGCAGGAGACTGAATTGT CCACTGTGGAGCCCTCCTTAGAGCTTGAGAGCGAGGAGCAGATCCGCCTGGCTGCCCGGCGtcgtctggaggaacagctGAAGCAGTACAGGGTGAAGAGGCATCAGGAGCGG TCTTGCCACTCCACACCCAGAAGCCGGACCTCCAGCACTCTGGACCCGGAGCTGATGCTGCACCCCGAGAGTCTCCCCCGAGCCAGCACCGTCTCCATGACCAAGGAGTACTCCTTCTTGCGGACCAGCGTACCACGGGGCCCCAAGCTGGGCAGCCTGGGCATACCAGCCCCCCGTGAGCGCAAGGCGGCACCAAGGAAAGCCCCGCACTCCAGCAGGATCCATTCACTGGCCGACTACAGGAGCCCCGAGGcagtgggaggtgggggggccgGTGTGGGAGGTGTTGCGGCagacacctcctccagctccctgcAGTCCACCAGGAGCACGTCGTCCACGGTGTCGGAGGTCAGCGCTGCGTCAGAGACTTATGAAGTGGACGGGGCCCGGGCAGACGGCAACGACAGCGACAGCTCGTCCTACAGCAGCCTGTCGATCGCGGGGACCTATGCAGTGCCCCAGGGGGCGCCATACACCATAAACGGCCAGGAGTTGGCTCCCGAAGAGGTGGGCCACTTCCCGTCCCTGAGGGAGGTGTTACATGCCGCggaggaggagcagcggctgcaGGAGCGTGAGCCGGAGGTTGATGGGGAGCCACGCAGCCGCAGGGACAGCTTCTCCAGCAG CGTGTCCATGGGAAGCTCCGTGATGGGTGGCCATGACGAAATGCTGCAGGTTCTGAAGGAGAAGATGCGCTTGGAGGGCCAGCTGGAGAGCCTGTCTTCAGAGGCCAACCAG gcCCTCAAGGAGAAGACAGAGCTCCAGGCCCAGCTGGCTGCCGTCAGCGCCCAGCTACAGGCCCAGGCGGAGCTGTCCCAAGCCAGCCAGGAGAAGCAGAGCTCCCTCAGCACGGAGGTGGGGGCACTGCGGCAGAGCTGCTCCCAGCTGGAGCGGGCCATGGTGGAGCTCCAGGGCAGCCTGGAGAGTAAGAACACCAGCCTGGCATCGCTGGCCAATGACCTGCaggtggcagagcagcagtaccAGAGGCTCATGGGAAAGCTGGAGGAGATGCAGCAGATGGTGGCGTCCAGGGACAAGTCGG TCCAGGACCTGCGTCAGCAAATGGGCAGCCTGCAGGGCCAACTCCAGCAGGTGCAGCTGgagcgcagcagcctgcagAGCAAGCTGAAGGCCTCGCAGGCTGAGATCGCCTCCCTGCAGCACGTCCGTCAGTGGTATCAGCAGCAGCTGGCCCTGGCACAGGAGGCCCGGGTGCGGCTGCAGAGCGAGATGGCCAACATGCAG GCAGGGAAAATGACACAGGCCGGAGAGCTGGAGCACCTGAAGCTAGAGAATGTGAGCCTGTCCCATCAGCTGACAGAGACGCAGCACCGCTCCATTAAGGAGAAGGAGCGCATTGCTGCTCAGCTCCAGAGCATCGAG GCTGACATGCTGGACCAGGAGGCCGCCTTCATGCAAATCCAGGATGCCAAGTCCATGGTTGAAGATGACCTCCAACACAAGCTGGAGGAATTCGAGGAGGAGCGGGAACACCTGCAGAAACTGGCCAGCTCGGCTACTTCCCTGGAACGGGAGCTAGAGCAG GTGAAGCTGATGCTGACCCAGAAGGATGTGCAGCTGGAGGCCCTGCAGAAGGAACACCTGGAGCTGATGAGGCAGCTGACCAGCACCCAGGAAAGCCTCCAGACCAAAGAGCGCTCCCTGGACCAGCTGGAGGCCCGCTACCTGGAGCTGGAGGCCCAGCTGGCTGAGCTGCAGGAGGACGCTACTGCCAAGGAGGATGCCATCCAGTTCCTGCAAAATGAGAAGATTGTCCTggaggtggcgctgcaggcggCGCGGGCCGACAAGGGCGAGCTGGATGAGGGAGCACAGAGACTGGGCGAGGGCGTGCTGGTGGCTGCCGATGTGTTAGATCAGCTCCGACAGGAAGTTCAGGTCAAGGCTTCTCAG GTGGAAAGCATGCAGAAGGAGAACGGCGTTCTGAAGAAGCAGGCCCAGAAGCTGAAGGAACAATACACGCAGCAGAAG GTGATGGTGGAAGCCTACCGCAGGGACGCCACCTCCAAAGACCAGCTGATCAGCGAGCTGAAAGCCTCCAAGaagaggctgctggctgaggtgAAGGAGCTGAAGCAGGAGGTGCTCAGTGCCCAGGGGGAGAAGGCAGCGGCCGAGCTGGAACTGCAGAGGCTCAAGGCCGAGGCGTCCCGTGTCCAGGAGCAGATGAGCAGCTTGGAGGGACACCTGCAGGCCATCCAGGGCGAGCGAGACCAGCTGGAGGCTCAGATTCAG TCGCTGCAGCTGGATCGAAACCAGCTGGCCACTGTGACCGAGGAGAACCGGGAGCTGAGGAACCAAGTGGAGCAGATGCAGCAAGAAGCCAAAAA GGCCATCTCTGAACAGAAGGTGAGGATGAAGAAGCTGGGAACGGACTTGACCAGCGCCCAGAAGGAGATGAAGGCCAAGCACAAGGCCTACGAGACAGCGGTGGGCATCCTGAGCCGCCGCCTGCAAGAGGCGCTCACCGACAAAGAGGCTGCAGAGGCGGAGCTAACCAAACTCAAGGCCCAGGTCTCAGATGGGGGTAACGACCAGGCCTTACAG GAGAAAATAGACTCCCTTCAGTCCGAACTTCAGACAGTCAACCACAGCAAGGCAGCATTGGAGAAGGAGCTACAGGAGGTCATCACTCTCACTAGTACAGAATTGGAGGAGTACCAGGAGAAAGTCCTAGAGCTGGAAGACGAG ctgcaggagtccaggtgctTTAAGAAAAGGATGCGGCGTTTGGAGGAGGCCAATAAGAAACTGTCTCTGGAGCTGGAACACGAGAAGGGGAAGTTGGCAGGGCTGGGGCAGTCCCATAATGCCCTGCGAGAACACGCCAACATCCTGGAGACGGCCCTGGCCAAAAGGGAAGCAGACCTGGTCCAGCTCAACCTGCAG GTCCAAGCTGTTTTGAAACGTAAAGAGGAGGAAGACGAGCAGATGAGACAGCTGGTCCAGTCACTACAAACTGCTCTGGAAAAGGAGAAGGTCAAAGTTCAAGATCTCAAAGAGCAG CTGGCTGCAGCCAAAGCGGAGGCCGCCCACAACCGAAGACACTACAGAGCGGCCATGCTGGAGCTGGCAGAGATCAAGAAAGACCTGCAGACCAAAGAGGAGCTGATCAGTACCCTGCGGCTTGAAGCGGAACAGCTGCA gagccaggacgacaggcaCTCACAGGAGGTGTCCCGCTTCCAGGAGGAGCTGGCCCAGGCCCACGTCCAGCTGCAGGTCCTACAGAAGCAGTTGGAGGAACAGCTCAGCAAGCAGCCTCTTGCCAACCAGGAG gtggaggACCTGAAATGGGAGGTGGAGCAGAAGCAACGGGAGATCGAAGCCCAAAAGCAGCAGCTGGAGCTGACGGAGCAGTGCAGCCAGAGGGAACTAGAGAACCTGCAGAGCTCCCTGCAG GGTATCAGGGCCGAGCTGGAGGTGGTACAGGAAGAGCTGGGCAGCACCAGGAAGGATAAGTTCATGCTACAGGCCAAGGTGGGGGAGCTGAGGAACAGCATGCGCACCCTGCTGCAGCAGAACCAGCAGCTCAAGGTGGACCTGAAGCAGAGCCGCCTGAGGAAG CAGAAGGTGGAGCTGAAAGGTGACGCCTCCAGCCCAGTGACACCGGTGAAGATCCCTGACTGCCCGGTGCCTGCGGACCTGCTGGATGAGCTGCTGAAGCCCCCCGCGTCCATCAGCAAGGAGCCACTGAACAACCTGCACAACTGTCTACGGCAGCTGAA ACAGGAGATGGACAGTCTGCAGAAGCAGATGGAGGAGCACACTGTCACCGTGCACGAGTCCATGACCTCATGGATCAAAGCGGAAGAGGGGCTCGTCAGGTTGGACGTCCATAACAACGGGTCAGCCCCGCCCAGCGGCGTGGATGACACCACTGAAACTGACAAGGAGGGGGCGTTGTAG
- the golga3 gene encoding golgin subfamily A member 3 isoform X2, whose amino-acid sequence MMEVESPPKDLVPQTKESDADPATGHLGTVGKLDPAGDMVNGPVQPEEAPNGHRAARGHDPPPPQAPPSAELSPGVAAFCHSLARGPEGANGEGAVRSGDSLLSLRISIPMQETELSTVEPSLELESEEQIRLAARRRLEEQLKQYRVKRHQERSCHSTPRSRTSSTLDPELMLHPESLPRASTVSMTKEYSFLRTSVPRGPKLGSLGIPAPRERKAAPRKAPHSSRIHSLADYRSPEAVGGGGAGVGGVAADTSSSSLQSTRSTSSTVSEVSAASETYEVDGARADGNDSDSSSYSSLSIAGTYAVPQGAPYTINGQELAPEEVGHFPSLREVLHAAEEEQRLQEREPEVDGEPRSRRDSFSSSVSMGSSVMGGHDEMLQVLKEKMRLEGQLESLSSEANQALKEKTELQAQLAAVSAQLQAQAELSQASQEKQSSLSTEVGALRQSCSQLERAMVELQGSLESKNTSLASLANDLQVAEQQYQRLMGKLEEMQQMVASRDKSVQDLRQQMGSLQGQLQQVQLERSSLQSKLKASQAEIASLQHVRQWYQQQLALAQEARVRLQSEMANMQAGKMTQAGELEHLKLENVSLSHQLTETQHRSIKEKERIAAQLQSIEADMLDQEAAFMQIQDAKSMVEDDLQHKLEEFEEEREHLQKLASSATSLERELEQVKLMLTQKDVQLEALQKEHLELMRQLTSTQESLQTKERSLDQLEARYLELEAQLAELQEDATAKEDAIQFLQNEKIVLEVALQAARADKGELDEGAQRLGEGVLVAADVLDQLRQEVQVKASQVESMQKENGVLKKQAQKLKEQYTQQKVMVEAYRRDATSKDQLISELKASKKRLLAEVKELKQEVLSAQGEKAAAELELQRLKAEASRVQEQMSSLEGHLQAIQGERDQLEAQIQSLQLDRNQLATVTEENRELRNQVEQMQQEAKKAISEQKVRMKKLGTDLTSAQKEMKAKHKAYETAVGILSRRLQEALTDKEAAEAELTKLKAQVSDGGNDQALQEKIDSLQSELQTVNHSKAALEKELQEVITLTSTELEEYQEKVLELEDELQESRCFKKRMRRLEEANKKLSLELEHEKGKLAGLGQSHNALREHANILETALAKREADLVQLNLQVQAVLKRKEEEDEQMRQLVQSLQTALEKEKVKVQDLKEQLAAAKAEAAHNRRHYRAAMLELAEIKKDLQTKEELISTLRLEAEQLQSQDDRHSQEVSRFQEELAQAHVQLQVLQKQLEEQLSKQPLANQEVEDLKWEVEQKQREIEAQKQQLELTEQCSQRELENLQSSLQGIRAELEVVQEELGSTRKDKFMLQAKVGELRNSMRTLLQQNQQLKVDLKQSRLRKKVELKGDASSPVTPVKIPDCPVPADLLDELLKPPASISKEPLNNLHNCLRQLKQEMDSLQKQMEEHTVTVHESMTSWIKAEEGLVRLDVHNNGSAPPSGVDDTTETDKEGAL is encoded by the exons ATGATGGAAGTTGAATCCCCACCAAAGGATTTGGTGCCGCAAACCAAAGAGAGTGATGCGGATCCCGCTACCGGTCACCTGGGAACAGTGGGAAAGCTGGACCCTGCTGGGGACATGGTTAATG GTCCCGTCCAGCCAGAGGAGGCGCCTAATGGACACAGAGCGGCCAGAGGGCACGACCCCCCTCCTCCGCAAGCCCCCCCCAGCGCAGAGCTGTCTCCAGGTGTGGCCGCTTTCTGTCACAGCCTAGCGAGGGGGCCTGAGGGCGCTAATGGCGAGGGTGCCGTTCGCTCGGGCGACTCGCTGCTGTCGCTCAGAATAAGCATACCTATGCAGGAGACTGAATTGT CCACTGTGGAGCCCTCCTTAGAGCTTGAGAGCGAGGAGCAGATCCGCCTGGCTGCCCGGCGtcgtctggaggaacagctGAAGCAGTACAGGGTGAAGAGGCATCAGGAGCGG TCTTGCCACTCCACACCCAGAAGCCGGACCTCCAGCACTCTGGACCCGGAGCTGATGCTGCACCCCGAGAGTCTCCCCCGAGCCAGCACCGTCTCCATGACCAAGGAGTACTCCTTCTTGCGGACCAGCGTACCACGGGGCCCCAAGCTGGGCAGCCTGGGCATACCAGCCCCCCGTGAGCGCAAGGCGGCACCAAGGAAAGCCCCGCACTCCAGCAGGATCCATTCACTGGCCGACTACAGGAGCCCCGAGGcagtgggaggtgggggggccgGTGTGGGAGGTGTTGCGGCagacacctcctccagctccctgcAGTCCACCAGGAGCACGTCGTCCACGGTGTCGGAGGTCAGCGCTGCGTCAGAGACTTATGAAGTGGACGGGGCCCGGGCAGACGGCAACGACAGCGACAGCTCGTCCTACAGCAGCCTGTCGATCGCGGGGACCTATGCAGTGCCCCAGGGGGCGCCATACACCATAAACGGCCAGGAGTTGGCTCCCGAAGAGGTGGGCCACTTCCCGTCCCTGAGGGAGGTGTTACATGCCGCggaggaggagcagcggctgcaGGAGCGTGAGCCGGAGGTTGATGGGGAGCCACGCAGCCGCAGGGACAGCTTCTCCAGCAG CGTGTCCATGGGAAGCTCCGTGATGGGTGGCCATGACGAAATGCTGCAGGTTCTGAAGGAGAAGATGCGCTTGGAGGGCCAGCTGGAGAGCCTGTCTTCAGAGGCCAACCAG gcCCTCAAGGAGAAGACAGAGCTCCAGGCCCAGCTGGCTGCCGTCAGCGCCCAGCTACAGGCCCAGGCGGAGCTGTCCCAAGCCAGCCAGGAGAAGCAGAGCTCCCTCAGCACGGAGGTGGGGGCACTGCGGCAGAGCTGCTCCCAGCTGGAGCGGGCCATGGTGGAGCTCCAGGGCAGCCTGGAGAGTAAGAACACCAGCCTGGCATCGCTGGCCAATGACCTGCaggtggcagagcagcagtaccAGAGGCTCATGGGAAAGCTGGAGGAGATGCAGCAGATGGTGGCGTCCAGGGACAAGTCGG TCCAGGACCTGCGTCAGCAAATGGGCAGCCTGCAGGGCCAACTCCAGCAGGTGCAGCTGgagcgcagcagcctgcagAGCAAGCTGAAGGCCTCGCAGGCTGAGATCGCCTCCCTGCAGCACGTCCGTCAGTGGTATCAGCAGCAGCTGGCCCTGGCACAGGAGGCCCGGGTGCGGCTGCAGAGCGAGATGGCCAACATGCAG GCAGGGAAAATGACACAGGCCGGAGAGCTGGAGCACCTGAAGCTAGAGAATGTGAGCCTGTCCCATCAGCTGACAGAGACGCAGCACCGCTCCATTAAGGAGAAGGAGCGCATTGCTGCTCAGCTCCAGAGCATCGAG GCTGACATGCTGGACCAGGAGGCCGCCTTCATGCAAATCCAGGATGCCAAGTCCATGGTTGAAGATGACCTCCAACACAAGCTGGAGGAATTCGAGGAGGAGCGGGAACACCTGCAGAAACTGGCCAGCTCGGCTACTTCCCTGGAACGGGAGCTAGAGCAG GTGAAGCTGATGCTGACCCAGAAGGATGTGCAGCTGGAGGCCCTGCAGAAGGAACACCTGGAGCTGATGAGGCAGCTGACCAGCACCCAGGAAAGCCTCCAGACCAAAGAGCGCTCCCTGGACCAGCTGGAGGCCCGCTACCTGGAGCTGGAGGCCCAGCTGGCTGAGCTGCAGGAGGACGCTACTGCCAAGGAGGATGCCATCCAGTTCCTGCAAAATGAGAAGATTGTCCTggaggtggcgctgcaggcggCGCGGGCCGACAAGGGCGAGCTGGATGAGGGAGCACAGAGACTGGGCGAGGGCGTGCTGGTGGCTGCCGATGTGTTAGATCAGCTCCGACAGGAAGTTCAGGTCAAGGCTTCTCAG GTGGAAAGCATGCAGAAGGAGAACGGCGTTCTGAAGAAGCAGGCCCAGAAGCTGAAGGAACAATACACGCAGCAGAAG GTGATGGTGGAAGCCTACCGCAGGGACGCCACCTCCAAAGACCAGCTGATCAGCGAGCTGAAAGCCTCCAAGaagaggctgctggctgaggtgAAGGAGCTGAAGCAGGAGGTGCTCAGTGCCCAGGGGGAGAAGGCAGCGGCCGAGCTGGAACTGCAGAGGCTCAAGGCCGAGGCGTCCCGTGTCCAGGAGCAGATGAGCAGCTTGGAGGGACACCTGCAGGCCATCCAGGGCGAGCGAGACCAGCTGGAGGCTCAGATTCAG TCGCTGCAGCTGGATCGAAACCAGCTGGCCACTGTGACCGAGGAGAACCGGGAGCTGAGGAACCAAGTGGAGCAGATGCAGCAAGAAGCCAAAAA GGCCATCTCTGAACAGAAGGTGAGGATGAAGAAGCTGGGAACGGACTTGACCAGCGCCCAGAAGGAGATGAAGGCCAAGCACAAGGCCTACGAGACAGCGGTGGGCATCCTGAGCCGCCGCCTGCAAGAGGCGCTCACCGACAAAGAGGCTGCAGAGGCGGAGCTAACCAAACTCAAGGCCCAGGTCTCAGATGGGGGTAACGACCAGGCCTTACAG GAGAAAATAGACTCCCTTCAGTCCGAACTTCAGACAGTCAACCACAGCAAGGCAGCATTGGAGAAGGAGCTACAGGAGGTCATCACTCTCACTAGTACAGAATTGGAGGAGTACCAGGAGAAAGTCCTAGAGCTGGAAGACGAG ctgcaggagtccaggtgctTTAAGAAAAGGATGCGGCGTTTGGAGGAGGCCAATAAGAAACTGTCTCTGGAGCTGGAACACGAGAAGGGGAAGTTGGCAGGGCTGGGGCAGTCCCATAATGCCCTGCGAGAACACGCCAACATCCTGGAGACGGCCCTGGCCAAAAGGGAAGCAGACCTGGTCCAGCTCAACCTGCAG GTCCAAGCTGTTTTGAAACGTAAAGAGGAGGAAGACGAGCAGATGAGACAGCTGGTCCAGTCACTACAAACTGCTCTGGAAAAGGAGAAGGTCAAAGTTCAAGATCTCAAAGAGCAG CTGGCTGCAGCCAAAGCGGAGGCCGCCCACAACCGAAGACACTACAGAGCGGCCATGCTGGAGCTGGCAGAGATCAAGAAAGACCTGCAGACCAAAGAGGAGCTGATCAGTACCCTGCGGCTTGAAGCGGAACAGCTGCA gagccaggacgacaggcaCTCACAGGAGGTGTCCCGCTTCCAGGAGGAGCTGGCCCAGGCCCACGTCCAGCTGCAGGTCCTACAGAAGCAGTTGGAGGAACAGCTCAGCAAGCAGCCTCTTGCCAACCAGGAG gtggaggACCTGAAATGGGAGGTGGAGCAGAAGCAACGGGAGATCGAAGCCCAAAAGCAGCAGCTGGAGCTGACGGAGCAGTGCAGCCAGAGGGAACTAGAGAACCTGCAGAGCTCCCTGCAG GGTATCAGGGCCGAGCTGGAGGTGGTACAGGAAGAGCTGGGCAGCACCAGGAAGGATAAGTTCATGCTACAGGCCAAGGTGGGGGAGCTGAGGAACAGCATGCGCACCCTGCTGCAGCAGAACCAGCAGCTCAAGGTGGACCTGAAGCAGAGCCGCCTGAGGAAG AAGGTGGAGCTGAAAGGTGACGCCTCCAGCCCAGTGACACCGGTGAAGATCCCTGACTGCCCGGTGCCTGCGGACCTGCTGGATGAGCTGCTGAAGCCCCCCGCGTCCATCAGCAAGGAGCCACTGAACAACCTGCACAACTGTCTACGGCAGCTGAA ACAGGAGATGGACAGTCTGCAGAAGCAGATGGAGGAGCACACTGTCACCGTGCACGAGTCCATGACCTCATGGATCAAAGCGGAAGAGGGGCTCGTCAGGTTGGACGTCCATAACAACGGGTCAGCCCCGCCCAGCGGCGTGGATGACACCACTGAAACTGACAAGGAGGGGGCGTTGTAG